One region of Prinia subflava isolate CZ2003 ecotype Zambia chromosome 6, Cam_Psub_1.2, whole genome shotgun sequence genomic DNA includes:
- the EVX2 gene encoding homeobox even-skipped homolog protein 2, translating to MMERIRKEMILMERGLHSPTAGKRLSNLSDSAGNAVLEALENSPHSGRLSPRLTAASLHSAIGDISAKGKFEIDTLFNLQHPSSESTVSSEIPPSESRKKISLYSEVAQEAEMNSDVEVGCSALRSPASLTSSQLKENSNKGYAESSPTPSAPAAAAAPAAGMGGLHSGGALGGSAAGADQVRRYRTAFTREQIARLEKEFYRENYVSRPRRCELAAALNLPETTIKVWFQNRRMKDKRQRLAMSWPHPADPSFYTYMMTHAAATGSLPYPFHSHVPLHYYPHVGVTAAAAAAAASGAAAAPFATSIRPLDTFRALSHPYSRPELLCSFRHPGLYQTPATAGLNSSAAASAAAAAAAAAAAAAGSGPPGGSAPCSCLSCHSSQTAAAAAAAASALGSRGGTAAEFPCTAAGQRSESGFLPYSAAVLSKAAVASPDQREEAPLTR from the exons ATGATGGAAAGAATAAGAAAAGAGATGATCCTGATGGAGagagggctgcacagccctacAGCTGGCAAAAGGCTCTCGAATTTGTCAGACTCAGCTGGAAATGCGGTGTTGGAGGCCCTTGAAAATTCTCCGCACAGTGGTCGCCTCAGCCCGAGACTGACTGCCGCCTCCCTACACAGCGCTATAGGGGACATCTCCGCCAAAGGCAAATTTGAAATAGACACTTTATTCAACCTCCAGCATCCGAGCAGTGAAAGCACTGTCTCCTCCGAAATCCCGCCGTcggaaagcaggaagaaaatcagCCTTTATTCCGAAGTTGCTCAAGAGGCAGAGATGAACAGTGATGTGGAGGTGGGCTGCTCCGCGCTCCGCTCCCCGGCCAGCCTGACTTCCTCccagctgaaggaaaacagtAACAAAG GCTACGCGGAGAGCAGCCCGACGCCCagcgcccccgccgccgccgccgcccccgccgccggcaTGGGCGGCCTGCACAGCGGCGGCGCGCTGGGCGGCTCGGCGGCGGGGGCCGACCAGGTGCGCCGCTACCGCACCGCCTTCACCCGGGAGCAGATCGCCCGCCTGGAGAAGGAGTTTTACCGCGAGAACTACGTGTCGCGGCCGCGGCGCTGCGAGCTGGCCGCCGCCCTCAACCTCCCCGAAACCACCATCAAG GTGTGGTTCCAGAACCGGCGGATGAAGGACAAGCGGCAGCGCCTGGCCATGTCCTGGCCCCACCCGGCCGACCCCAGCTTCTACACCTACATGATGACCCACGCGGCGGCTACGGGCAGTCTGCCCTACCCTTTCCATTCCCACGTCCCGCTCCACTACTACCCGCACGTCGGGGTcacggccgccgccgctgccgccgccgcctcgggggccgccgccgcgcccTTCGCCACCTCCATCCGCCCGCTGGACACTTTCCGCGCCCTCTCGCACCCCTACTCCCGCccggagctgctctgcagtttcCGACACCCCGGCCTCTACCAGACGCCGGCCACCGCCGGCCTCAACAGCAGCGCGGCCGCctcggcggcagcggcggcggcggcggcggcagcggcggcggcgggctcgGGGCCGCCGGGGGGCTCGGcgccctgctcctgcctcagctgccacagcagccagacggcggcggcggcggccgcggcggcctCGGCGCTGGGCTCGAGGGGCGGCACGGCCGCCGAGTTCCCGTGCacggcggcggggcagcgctCCGAGAGCGGCTTCCTGCCCTACTCGGCCGCCGTGCTCAGCAAGGCCGCAGTGGCCTCGCCGGACCAGCGGGAGGAGGCGCCGCTCACCAGATAA